A stretch of the Oxyura jamaicensis isolate SHBP4307 breed ruddy duck chromosome 4, BPBGC_Ojam_1.0, whole genome shotgun sequence genome encodes the following:
- the LOC118167065 gene encoding cytochrome c oxidase subunit 7B, mitochondrial, with product MFPVARAALSLAARRVQHTAVRQAHHKHEPNFHDKYGNLVLLGGAAVFAAVWGYVFTQAGMEWGLSPVGRVTPKEWRE from the exons ATGTTCCCCGTGGCTAGGGCTGCTCTGAGCCTCGCCG cTCGCCGTGTTCAGCATACTGCGGTAAGGCAAGCTCATCACAAACATGAGCCAAACTTCCATGACAAGTATGGAAACCTGGTGCTGCTTGGTGGAGCTGCAGTTTTTGCTGCTGTCTGGGGTTAT GTGTTTACACAAGCTGGGATGGAGTGGGGCTTGTCGCCCGTTGGCAGGGTCACTCCAAAAGAATGGAGGGAGTGA
- the ATP7A gene encoding copper-transporting ATPase 1 has translation MEARSIVIGVEGMTCHSCVQAIEQHVGKRNGVHNIKVSLEDKNAVIIYDSKLQTPATLQEAIYDMGFDATSAGSDPQPVLPDTIFLTIPAQSALSSKEIRSTLLKNKGILDVKMSSDQKTAVVTFLSSIINGKQIIQMVPGVDLNISAPEVTPGTCEDSSWSQASSVLLRLKVEGMTCHSCTSTIEGKVGKLQGIQRIKVSLDNQEAVVMYQPHLITAEEIKCQIEAVGFTASFKKQPRPLQLSAIDLERLKNTQTKGSETTSLKENSKNVNNTKTVVFKIDGMHCNSCVFNIQSTISALPSVTNIVVSLEKKSAIVNYNPDLISVEVLRKAIEAVSPETFKVSLPDQYEHAALLSALASALASPLKSPHTALKDATQPLTQVVVINIEGMTCNSCVQSIEGVISQKAGVKSIDVSLANSNGTIEYDPLLTSPEDLRSSIEDMGFDASLSAKTELPVGITQPSPEEQLASHRTEPTSKLSPNHAAKQEAKSVSKCYVQVTGMTCASCVANIERNLRREDGIHSILVALMAGKAEVRYNPTVIHPSAIAELIRELGFGATVMENSGEGDGILDLVVRGMASASCVHKIESTLMKTNGVLYCSVALATNKAHIKYDPEIIGPRDVIHVIKDLGFTTTLVKKDRSASHLDHKREIRQWRRAFFVSLAFCIPVMVMMIYMMVKDSQLSDARAHHNMSDEEMEAIHSSMFLERQLLPGLSVMNFLSFLLCVPVQMFGGWHFYIQAYKALKHKTANMDVLIVLATSIAFVYSFVILLVAMAEKAKVNPVTFFDTPPMLLAFISLGRWLEHVAKGKTSEALARLISLQATEATIVTLGPDNVLLSEEQVDVELVQRGDIVKVVPGGKFPVDGRVIEGHSMVDESLITGEAMPVTKKPGSTVIAGSINQNGSLLISATHVGADTTLSQIVKLVEEAQTSKAPIQQFADKLSGYFVPFIVAVSVVTLFAWIIIGFVDFEIVEKYFMGYNKSISAAEVIIRFAFQASITVLCIACPCSLGLATPTAVMVGTGVGAQNGILIKGGEPLEMAHKVKVVVFDKTGTITHGTPEVMRVKYLVESNRMPHNKMLAIVGTAESNSEHPLGAAITKYCKKELDSETLGTCTDFQVVPGCGISCKVTNIEALLYRKNKMVEENNVKNVTLVKLEENVEESMQPALIIDADLPTTVTSQKYSVLIGNREWMNRNGLLVKNEVDKAMIEHERKGRTAVLTAVDGVLCGLIAIADTVKPEAELAVYTLKSMGLEVVLMTGDNSKTARSIASQVGISKVFAEVLPSHKVAKVKQLQDEGKRVAMVGDGINDSPALAMANVGIAIGTGTDVAIEAADVVLIKDDLMDVVASIDLSRKTVKRIRINFVFALIYNLIGVPIAAGVFLPIGLVLQPWMGSAAMAASSVSVVLSSLLLKMYQKPSSEKLEFRARGQMKQKSPSEISVHIGIDETSTNSRKLSLMDRIINYSRASINSLFSDKRSVNSIVLNEPDKHSLLVGDFGEDDDTTL, from the exons ATGGAGGCAAGATCCATAGTCATCGGCGTGGAGGGAATGACATGCCATTCCTGCGTTCAGGCCATTGAACAGCACGTCGGGAAGAGAAACGGTGTCCATAACATTAAA gTATCTCTAGAGGATAAAAATGCCGTCATTATTTATGACTCAAAGCTACAGACTCCAGCAACACTACAGGAAGCAATATATGACATGGGGTTTGATGCTACATCAGCTGGTTCAGACCCACAACCTGTTTTACCTGACACTATTTTTCTTACTATTCCTGCTCAGTCAGCTCTATCATCTAAAGAGATTCGTAGTACACTACTGAAGAACAAAGGTATCCTGGATGTTAAAATGTCCTCTGATCAAAAAACTGCAGTGGTgactttcctttcttccattaTAAATGGCAAGCAGATTATCCAGATGGTCCCAGGAGTagacttaaatatttcagcacCAGAAGTGACTCCAGGAACGTGTGAAGATTCCAGCTGGTCTCAAGCAAGTAGCGTTTTGTTGCGCCTGAAAGTGGAGGGGATGACCTGTCATTCCTGCACCAGCACTATTGAAGGGAAAGTTGGCAAATTGCAAGGAATTCAACGGATTAAAG tgtcCTTGGACAATCAGGAAGCTGTTGTCATGTATCAGCCTCATCTAATTACAGCAGAAGAGATAAAATGTCAAATTGAAGCTGTGGGCTTCACAGCATCTTTCAAAAAGCAGCCTAGGCCCCTCCAGCTCAGTGCTATTGACCTGGAAAGGTTGAAGAATACTCAGACCAAAGGCTCTGAGACAAcatcactgaaagaaaactcCAAGAATGTGAACAATACGAAGACTGTTGTCTTCAAAATCGATGGCATGCACTGCAACTCGTGTGTCTTCAATATTCAGAGCACCATATCCGCACTCCCGTCGGTAACAAATATAGTTGTTTCGTTAGAGAAGAAATCCGCCATTGTAAACTATAACCCAGACTTAATTAGCGTAGAGGTACTGAGAAAAGCCATAGAGGCAGTGTCTCCAGAGACGTTTAAAGTCAGCCTTCCTGACCAATACGAACACGCAGCGCTTCTCTCTGCACTGGCATCTGCACTGGCATCTCCACTGAAGTCTCCTCATACAGCTTTGAAGGATGCTACCCAGCCGCTTACCCAAGTTGTTGTGATAAATATTGAGGGGATGACCTGTAATTCTTGCGTGCAGTCTATCGAGGGAGTCATATCCCAAAAGGCAGGTGTAAAATCTATTGATGTCTCTCTGGCAAATAGTAATGGGACTATAGAATATGACCCTCTGCTAACAAGCCCAGAAGACTTGCGATCCTCAATAGAGGATATGGGATTTGATGCATCTTTATCAG CAAAGACAGAACTCCCTGTGGGGATAACTCAGCCCTCACCTGAAGAGCAGCTGGCATCTCACAGAACTGAGCCTACCTCCAAATTGTCACCAAACCATGCGGCTAAACAAGAGGCAAAGAGCGTATCCAAGTGCTATGTCCAAGTCACAGGAATGACGTGTGCTTCATGTGTAGCCAATATCGAGAGGAATTTGAGAAGAGAAGATG GAATACATTCAATACTTGTTGCCCTAATGGCAGGAAAGGCAGAAGTGAGGTATAATCCTACTGTCATACACCCTTCAGCTATTGCAGAGCTCATACGAGAACTGGGATTTGGAGCTACTGTGATGGAAAACTCTGGTGAAGGAGATGGAATTCTGGATCTTGTT GTGAGAGGAATGGCATCTGCTTCCTGTGTGCACAAAATAGAATCTACCCTCATGAAGACTAATGGTGTTCTGTACTGCTCAGTAGCTCTTGCAACCAACAAAGCACACATCAAATACGATCCTGAGATTATAGGTCCTCGAGATGTGATACATGTGATAAAG gaTTTAGGTTTCACGACTACTTTAGTCAAAAAAGATAGATCTGCTAGTCACCTAGATCATAAACGGGAAATAAGGCA gtGGAGAAGGGCTTTTTTTGTGAGCCTGGCTTTCTGTATTCCTGTCATGGTGATGATGATTTACATGATGGTTAAGGACAGCCAACTCTCAGATGCTCGCGCACATCACAACATGAGTGATGAGGAAATGGAGGCCATTCACTCCTCTATGTTCCTGGAAcgccagctcctgccaggaTTGTCTGTTAtgaattttctgtcatttttactTTGTGTCCCTGTACAG ATGTTTGGAGGCTGGCACTTCTATATACAGGCATACAAAGCACTGAAGCACAAAACTGCAAACATGGATGTGCTCATTGTTCTGGCAACCTCCATTGCGTTCGTCTACTCATTTGTTATTCTTCTAGTTGCAAtggctgaaaaagcaaaagtaaaccCCGTGACTTTCTTTGACACGCCTCCCATGCTGCTTGCGTTCATCTCATTGGGCCGGTGGCTAGAGCACGTTGCGAag GGTAAAACATCAGAAGCACTGGCTAGACTAATTTCATTACAAGCTACTGAAGCAACTATTGTTACCTTGGGCCCTGATAACGTTCTCTTAAG TGAAGAGCAAGTTGATGTTGAACTGGTCCAGCGAGGTGACATTGTCAAAGTGGTGCCAGGAGGCAAATTCCCAGTGGATGGGCGTGTTATTGAAGGACACTCAATGGTAGATGAATCTCTTATCACAG GTGAAGCGATGCCTGTGACTAAGAAACCTGGCAGTACAGTTATTGCAGGTTCTATTAATCAGAATGGATCTCTGCTGATTTCGGCAACCCATGTTGGAGCTGATACAACTCTTTCACAGATAGTTAAACTGGTGGAGGAGGCCCAGACCTCAAAG GCTCCTATTCAGCAATTTGCAGACAAACTTAGTGGTTACTTTGTGCCTTTTATTGTGGCTGTTTCTGTGGTTACTCTTTTTGCCTGGATTATAATTGGATTTGTGGATTTCGAAATagtagaaaaatactttatg GGCTACAATAagagcatttctgcagcagaggtgATAATCCGCTTTGCTTTCCAAGCCTCTATCACGGTCCTGTGCATTGCGTGCCCCTGTTCCCTGGGATTAGCCACCCCAACAGCTGTGATGGTCGGTACTGGTGTAGGAGCCCAGAATGGCATACTGATCAAAGGAGGAGAACCGTTAGAGATGGCCCATAAG GTAAAGGTGGTTGTATTTGACAAAACGGGTACGATTACTCATGGGACTCCAGAAGTGATGCGTGTGAAATACCTAGTAGAGAGTAACCGGATGCCACATAACAAAATGCTGGCCATCGTGGGAACTGCAGAGAGTAACAGCGAGCATCCTCTTGGAGCAGCAATAACAAAGTACTGCAAAAAG GAACTGGACTCAGAAACCCTTGGGACATGTACAGATTTTCAGGTAGTTCCAGGCTGTGGCATAAGCTGTAAAGTCACCAATATTGAAGCACTGCtctacaggaaaaataagatggttgaagaaaacaatgttaaaaatgtGACACTTGTGAAACTTGAGGAAAATGTGGAGGAATCAATGCAGCCTGCTTTGATTATCGATGCTGATTTACCGA CTACAGTGACTTCTCAAAAATACTCTGTTCTCATTGGGAACCGGGAATGGATGAACAGAAATGGACTTcttgttaaaaatgaagttgatAAAGCCATGATTGAGCATGAGAGGAAAGGTCGCACAGCAGTTCTTACAGCTGTCGATG GAGTGCTTTGTGGCTTGATAGCTATTGCTGATACTGTGAAACCAGAAGCTGAGCTGGCAGTCTACACTTTGAAGAGTATGGGCTTAGAAGTTGTCCTAATGACTGGTGACAATAGCAAGACAGCACGATCTATTGCCTCTCAG GTTGGCATCTCCAAAGTGTTTGCAGAGGTTCTTCCCTCCCACAAAGTAGCCAAAGTGAAACAGCTACAAGATGAAGGAAAACGGGTGGCCATGGTTGGAGATGGTATCAATGACTCCCCTGCACTTGCTATGGCTAATGTGGGAATTGCTATTGGCACGGGTACTGATGTAGCCATCGAGGCAGCTGATGTGGTTCTAATTAAg GATGACTTAATGGATGTGGTAGCAAGTATAGATTTATCAAGGAAGACTGTCAAAAGGATCCGGATCAATTTTGTCTTTGCTCTAATTTATAATCTCATTGGAGTTCCCATAGCTGCTG gtGTATTCCTGCCCATTGGTCTGGTTTTGCAACCTTGGATGGGATCTGCAGCAATGGCTGCCTCCTCTGTCTCTGTtgtgctttcttctttgctgttgAAGAT GTACCAGAAACCAAGTTCTGAGAAACTCGAGTTCCGGGCCCGTGGCcaaatgaagcagaagagcCCATCAGAAATCAGTGTCCATATTGGAATTGATGAGACCAGCACAAACTCTCGTAAACTGAGCTTAATGGATCGCATCATTAATTACAGTAGAGCCTCCATAAATTCTCTCTTTTCAGACAAGCGTTCGGTGAACAGCATAGTTCTTAATGAACCAGATAAGCATTCACTGTTGGTGGGAGACTTTGGAGAAGATGATGACACAACATTATGA